DNA from Equus asinus isolate D_3611 breed Donkey chromosome 17, EquAss-T2T_v2, whole genome shotgun sequence:
GCTGCCGGATCTCTCGCACCAGGGTGTAAAAGGCATCCTCCACGCCCTGGGAAGAAGGGGCCAGGTCAGAGGGGGACCCGACCTCAGGGCCCAGCCGGGGAGGAGACCCAGGGACCCCTGCTGCGGGCTCAAGCAGAATCCCAGTCGTTTCCCTCAGCAGCTCCCCAACAGGGCAGGGCAGCCCCCAGGTCTGGCTCTGAGCTTGACCACCTTGTGCCCAGGTCCTGTCTGAACTACTGCCTTTGTCCCCAACAGCCCACTAAGGGGTCAGGGCCAACAAGGGCCCACAGGGCGCTCTGGGGAAAGGGGACGGGGCCCCAGGGTCACCGCTCCGGCCTGGCTCAGGGCAGCTCTCTCCAGGGACCTCCACTCCCCCTGGAGCTGCATCAGCCCACACCCTGGCCCTGGCCTCCCTCACTGCCCTGCCATCCGGGGAGACTTACAGCGGGAGGGGCTGGTGGGTCACGGGGgtcccggagggtcccagagggTCCCGGAGCTGAAGCCGGAGCCAGAGCCAGAGCGGCTGCCCTGTGTTGAGGGAGAGGGGGCAGTGAGCGCTGCTCCCTGGCGGGGGCGGGGTATGGCTGGGTGGGGCGGGTCCCCGGCTAACTGTGGGGTGGAGAACCGGCTCACCTGGCGCGTCTTGGCCGACGTCTCGATGTATGGGATGCCATAGCTGCGGGCAAGGTCCTGCGCCTGCCGAGACTCCACAGTGCGCGCCGCCAGGTCACACTTGTTCCCTACCAGCACCATGGGCACGTCATCTGAGTCCTTCACCCGCTTGATCTGCTCCCTGCAAGGAGAAAGGTGTGAATCAGCCAGCAGGCTGCAGGTTCGGCTGCATCCAGGAGATGCAGATGGAGGACAGGGAGGCCCCTGAGGGCCCACGGGCAGCTCACCTGTACTGGTGGATGTCCTCGAAGGACTTGGTGTTGTTGATGGCAAATACACAAAGGAAGCCCTCCCCAGTGCGCATGTACTGGTCCCGCATAGCACTGTACTCCTCCTGGCCTGCTGTGTCCAGTATGTCCAGCAGGCACGTCTCCCCATCAATGACCACTTGCTTCCGGTATGAGTCCTACAAGAGGACACTGCTCAGGGACCCCCATCCCTCCTTGGATGGGGCGTTCACACTACCAGCCTCTCCTCTGCACCTCTCGTGCCCCTCCACCCCAGGTACTATGACAGGGGGACCCCCTCCTATGGAGCAGACAAAAGACATGCCCACATCAGGAttcagggctggggacagggccaTCCCAGCTCACCTCAATGGTGGGGTCATACTCATCCACAAAGTGGTTCTGGATGAGCTGGATGGTCAAGGCACTCTTCCCCACGCCTCCAGCACCCACCACCACGAGCTTATATTCCGTCATCGCTCCTCAAGGGGCTGCGGCAGGAGGCACTTCAGTGGTCT
Protein-coding regions in this window:
- the HRAS gene encoding GTPase HRas isoform X1, whose translation is MTEYKLVVVGAGGVGKSALTIQLIQNHFVDEYDPTIEDSYRKQVVIDGETCLLDILDTAGQEEYSAMRDQYMRTGEGFLCVFAINNTKSFEDIHQYREQIKRVKDSDDVPMVLVGNKCDLAARTVESRQAQDLARSYGIPYIETSAKTRQGVEDAFYTLVREIRQHKVRKLSPPDEGGPGCMSCKCLLS
- the HRAS gene encoding GTPase HRas isoform X2, whose translation is MTEYKLVVVGAGGVGKSALTIQLIQNHFVDEYDPTIEDSYRKQVVIDGETCLLDILDTAGQEEYSAMRDQYMRTGEGFLCVFAINNTKSFEDIHQYREQIKRVKDSDDVPMVLVGNKCDLAARTVESRQAQDLARSYGIPYIETSAKTRQGSRSGSGSGFSSGTLWDPPGPP